In Gambusia affinis linkage group LG20, SWU_Gaff_1.0, whole genome shotgun sequence, the genomic window TCTGTTTCCACGAAAGGTAATGGGACGAGGTGAAGTGTCTGTGTTGTACTCAATAAAGCCACACATCGGCTTCATTTAACTTCACCACATTGTGTTAGtctattaaaaaatttttttttaaatgcaacacattGAGGTTTATCGTTTTGACGTGACAAATAGGAATAAAAGCGCAGGAAATCCGTATCTTCAATTTCATTAGATTTCTGTGCACTTATTTCACTTCTTATGTTGTCCACGGGCAAAATGGCACGCAAAATTGTATTTGTCCATGCACATATGACCACAGATGTTGCATTGGAATGGATGTTCGTAACCGTGGCAGCCCATGTGAATGGTATAGATTATGTTATCAGAAAAGCGGATATCACAATGCTGGCATCTGTGCAAAAGGTTTTGCTCTTCTTCGCTTGGTGCGTTTGCAGCAGGCGTTGGTGTGCTCGCCAGGCTGTTGCTAACACTGCCATTCCAAGTGTTGATGTTAGTCTCCATGCCACAACCAGATGCAGGACTGTAGCTTTTATGACCTGAGGTGGGAGATTCTTTAGGCGGAGACGTCTGCACGCCGTTGGAGCAGACTGCCACCTGCTCCACCAGGATCGGTTTCTCGTCCGTTAAGGACTGCCTGTCGGTGGACGCAGGACTTTGAGGCTCAGGGAGAGCTTCGAAGTCCTGACCCGTAAGAGCAGAGAGCTGATCCAGCGAGTTTCTAAAGCCGTTTTCACCCTGGCCCCGGCTCTCGCTTTCATCCATCTTAGGGGGCGTTTTGTATTCGCTGCCGTTCAACTGGTGGATTTTGTGTGAAAACTCGCTAAAATAGTCGGACCTGGGCACGACGACTGAGGGAGGGCTGAGACTGATCAGGAGCCGCCGACCGAATCCCAGAGAGCCTGTCCTCTTCTGCAAAGAGCTCAGCATCCTCTTGTTGGAGAAAGGGGAACGGGCCACTCTGGTGGGGAGGAGCTtgtggcggcggcggcggtggtGTGACAAGTTGCTGCGGTCGCTGCATCGGAAGGCGCAGAGGTCACACTTGTAGGGCTTCTCTCCCGTGTGGGAGCGCATGTGAGCTTCCAGGTGGCGCTCGTATGCTGAAGCAAACGGGCACAGCTGGCAGCGGTGAGGCTTTTCACCTGCATgaagaaatatttccagttttattacCCAATATACAGCAAAAACAGAGGTAATAACATTGCACTACATGTATTGTACAGATAAGTACAGT contains:
- the LOC122823772 gene encoding zinc finger protein Pegasus-like; protein product: MDWQPVQGVSRLSPETFAGDRRQHPSPPRYGQRFNGENKKMEEIKTEPVDFVKEFQEYLTQQTQHVNMISGSVCGEKETTEPFHAVAPRCEQNVLDPPSVEVSLPMDDGSDIQVESLERTCDGKYKCSYCSYANKGMARLIEHIRIHTGEKPHRCQLCPFASAYERHLEAHMRSHTGEKPYKCDLCAFRCSDRSNLSHHRRRRHKLLPTRVARSPFSNKRMLSSLQKRTGSLGFGRRLLISLSPPSVVVPRSDYFSEFSHKIHQLNGSEYKTPPKMDESESRGQGENGFRNSLDQLSALTGQDFEALPEPQSPASTDRQSLTDEKPILVEQVAVCSNGVQTSPPKESPTSGHKSYSPASGCGMETNINTWNGSVSNSLASTPTPAANAPSEEEQNLLHRCQHCDIRFSDNIIYTIHMGCHGYEHPFQCNICGHMCMDKYNFACHFARGQHKK